The sequence GCTTCCCTCGCTGTCGCGGCGCACTTTTCGTAGCCGATATGCGGGAGGAGCGCTGTGATGACGCCGACGCTGTGGTCGACCCAGCTCTTGCACTGCTCTTCATTCGCCTCGAGGTCCTTCAGCAGTTTCTCAGTGAATGTGGTGACTGCATTCGTGAGGTAGAGGAAGGAGTGGAAAAGGTTGAAGGAAAGGACCGGCTCCATGACGTTCAGCTCGAGCTGCCCGTTTTCGACGGCCAGTGTCAGGGTCAGGTCATTCCCGATGACCTGGTAGCAGGTCTGGTCGAGGACTTCTGCGATGACCGGATTGACTTTGCCAGGCATGATGGAGGAGCCGGGCTGGCGGGCAGGCACCTTCAGTTCATTGAGGCCGCAGCGAGGGCCGGATGCCATGAGGCGGATGTCGTTGGCAATCTTGATGAGGGAAAGGGAAACGACCTTGAGCGCGCCGGAGACATCAGCAAAGCAGTCCGTCGTATTCGTCGTATCGATCAGGTTGTCCGCTGTCTTGAAGGAAAAGCCGGTCAGCTGGGAAAGGATTTCCGGGAAGAGGCGGATGTATTCCGGTTCTGCATTGAGCCCGGTGCCGACGGCGGTGCCTCCCATGTTGAGCGCTTCCAGAGAAGAAAGGGAAAGGGAAATGCGGCGGATTCCGCGGCGGACGGCAACGGCATACGAATCCATTTCCTCGCCAAGGGTGATCGGTACAGCGTCCTGGAGGTGCGTGCGTCCCATCTTGATGACGTCCTTGAATGCTTCTCCCTTTTCATCGAAGCCTCTTGCCATGGAAGAAAGCGCATCCATCAGGCGGTATGCTTTCCTGACGAGGCAGACTTTGATCGAAGTCGGGAAGACGTCGTTCGTCGACTGCGCCATGTTTGCATGGTTGTTCGGTGAAATGATGTCATAGCGGCCCTTCGGATAGCCGAGGAGCTCGAGCGCACGGTTGCAGAGGACTTCATTCATGTTCATATTGACGGATGTGCCGGCGCCGCCCTGGATGGGATCCAAAGGAAACTGGTTGAGCAGTTTTCCTTCGATGATTTCATCCGCTGCGCGTATGATGGCGTCCCCGATTACGGGATCCATCCGTCCTGTCTTCAGATTGGTCAGGCAGGAAGCTTTTTTGACGACAGCCATGGACTGGATGAAATCCGGGTCAAGCTGCGCGCCGGTGATCTGGAAATTTTCCATGGCTCTCATCGTCTGCACGCCGTAATATACCTCATCAGGTACGAGTTTCTCTCCCAGAAAATCATGTTCCTTTCTCATTTTGCAAGCCTCCTGTAAATGAAATAGATAGATTTGATAGAAATGGATAACTTTTCCTTATAGAAAAACAGAGCTTCACATAAGAAAAGGGGGCAGAGCTTCCGCACCAAGCGGACCGCTCTGCCCCACGAAGAAGGGCGTCCGGCACTGCTCTGCCGGACGCCCTTGTCGCTCTTATGTACTTATGGAAATGCTCTAAGGAGTGCTCTCCTATGGAAGTAGTGTACATCTATCCCGGGAGAGTGTCAAGAAAATTTTTGTCAAATTTCTGTAAGGGGAAAGGGAGCAGCTTTTGCTCATTTCCCTGGGGAAAGTATATTTTCCAGGCACGGCAAGAATTGTAAACCTGTTTTCTCATCAGATTCAAAGAATAAAGAGTTAACAATTTATTTTTGAACATTTGCGAGATAGATATAACAGAAAAAGAGGACCCGTCGGGCCCTCCTTGGCTTTTCATGGAGCGGATGAAGGGAGTCGAACCCTCCTGTCCAGCTTGGGAAGCTGGCGTTCTACCGATGAACTACACCCGCATATTCAATTACTAAGTAATCATATCATTTTTTGTGAAAAATTTCCAGTCCCACTCTCCAGGCTGCGATAAAGCTTGAGGAAACCGAAGTTTCCAGGGAATGCATTAAAGCGCTAAAGATTTTCATTAAGTCCCGGGAAATGCAAGAAATCTATATATCGCGAATTCAGAAAAGTGAATACAATTTTACAAAAATTATGAAAATCAATAATAATTCATACTATTTCAAAATATAAACTAACAATAAACTCAAATCTATATAGACAGAAATCTATAAAATTTTTAATATACTAGAGTTTATCGAAGAAGATCTAACATATAGCAATTTTCGATAAAAACTGATATAATGTTTTCGAATAAATCAGTATATTTTTTGTTTATTATTTCAGCAATACGGAGTATTCCTTTTTGATAAATTGACAAGCGGAGAATAGAGAAATGGACAAATTCAAAAGGTTTCGTTCCTTCTTTTACTTGCCGGTCATTATTATCGGCTTGCTCTGCACGATTGTCCTCGACTGGGCTCTCTATGTCCAGGAGGAAAAAAACCTACAGAACTGGATGCAGCAGATCGCGGATGCAGAAATCCTGCGTCTGAACCGCGCCATGGACAGGTATATCAATATTTCAGCGGCCATCGAGGACCATTTGATGGAGAACAAGGGACTTCCTCCCGGGGATTACATGCGTAATCTCTACTTCTACTCGATGAGCCAGTCTTTGCGTGAAATAGAAATCCAGACGGCGCCGGACGGCCAGGTGCGCCCTGTCTATCCGCAAAACGGCAGTGTGCTTTCTGGTTTCAACCTTTTCGGAGAGAGCCAGTTTGCCAAGCGCGCAGCTTATGGAAGAGCGCAGGATGTCGTCGTGATTGAATCCGGCGTTCCTATGGCAGACGGCACGACGGGTATGGCAGTCGTCCGCCCTGTTTTCATGGACAGGACTGCCGATAAATCCTTCTGGGGCTACATTGTGGTAGCAGTCGACCAGGACAAGCTCGTCCACGAGGCGAATATCGACCGTCTCGACCAGATGGGCATCGTCTATACGCTGATGAGAAAAGGCTATGGCGAGTCCGAGTACACTTTGATCGACACGAATCAGAACTCGACGCACAGGGCGATCGATGCATGGAGTACGATCCAGTCCTCCGGCACCGTCGACGGGGACGAATGGCGCCTCATCATGCATCCGACAGGCGGATGGGTGAACTTCTGGCTGCTCTTCATTTCCACATGGGCAGGCCTCATCACCACATTCATCATTGCATGGCTCTGGCAGAGAAACAAGCGTCTTCGCTTCATTGGCGAGACAGATGCGCTGACTGGCGTATTCAACAGAAAGGGCGGCGACCTCGCTGTCGACAAGTATCTTCGTGCAAACCCGAGAAAATCGGCGATGGTCATTGCTGTCGACGTGGATAATTTCAAAATCATCAACGATGTCTACGGTCATGCGGCAGGGGATCTTGCACTGAAGACCTTCGTCCGCGACATGAAGCGCATCTTCGGCGCGAGCGCGATCATCACGAGAAACGGCGGCGATGAATTCGTCATCTTCTGTCCTTACAATAATAAGGAAGGCGTTTTCAATGATATGCGCCGATTCACGGAAGAACCGCATATCTTTGGTTTCAACGATAAGGAAATCCATTTCACTTCGTCGCTTGGCTGCGCTGCCTACCCTGAACAGGGAAGCAACTACGGCAACCTCTGCATCAAGGCAGACTTTGCCCTCTACGGCGCGAAGATCGACGGCAAGTCCGGCTGGAGGAAGTTTGATTCTTCCCTGACGGAACTCCGCCACCGTTTCCAGTTCGGCTTCAATCTGAGCGATATGGCAAACGGCATGCCTGGTGCCATGATCGTCTACAAGGCAGACAAGAGCGGCAAGCTTCTCTTTGCGAGCCATATGGCCATCGACCTCTTCGGCTGCACGGACTGGGACGATTTCATGAAGTACACAAGGACCGCTGTCTGGAAGCTCATCTATACCGAAGACCTCCAGTACGTCCGCTCGGAAATCAAGAGACAGACGCATCTTGAAAAGAACAAGAACAATATTCACTTCGTCAATCACCGCATCGTCACGAAGGACGGCAGAGTGAGGGAAGTGGAAAGCATCGGGCGCCTGCGCCACAATGCATTCTATGGCAACCTGTACTATGTATTCCTCTATGACCGCGAGCAGAAGCTTGAAAATCTGAGCTCGGACAAGCACCCCTGCAAAAACAAGCATGTGGGAATGAAGCAGGACGAGAAGAAAGACGATAAGTAGATCATAATAAAAGAACTGTGAAAGATGGGATGACCATTTCTCGCAGTTCTTTTTTATTTCCCTGCAAATCGGCAAGGCTCTGTTTCTTACGATTTCCTCATGTCATGGTAAAATAATAAAAAAGGAGGCATTATGGAAACGAAATATTATGATATCGGTTTGAACCTGTTCACACGTTCCTTCCCGGACCCGGAGAAGATCATACGGAATGCGGAGGAAGCCGGGGTGCGCTGCATCCTGACCGGCTCGGAAGCGCGTGAGAATGAGCTGGTGGCAGATTTTGTGAAGCATCATGACGTATGGGGCACGGCGGGCATCCATCCGCACAGCGCCGATACGGCGAAGGAAGAAGATGTCGAGCGTGTCAGAGAGCTTGTCATGACGAATCCGAAAATCGTGGCTGTCGGGGAGACGGGCCTTGATTACGATCATATGTATTCGAAGAAGGAGAACCAGATCCATTTCTTCAAGGAGCTTCTGGATGTGGCAGAGGAAACGGGAAAGCCGCTCTTCCTTCACGAAAGGGATGCAGCAGATGATTTCATCGCCTGCTTCAAGGGCCATGAGGATCTCTGCCAGCGTGCGATCGTCCACTGCTATACGGGGGACAAGAAGACGCTCGAGCGGTTTCTCGATATGGGCTTCTACATCGGCATCACGGGATGGATTTGCGATGAAAGGCGCGGGGAGGCTCTGCAGGACGCTGTTTCCATCCTGCCGCTGGACCGCGTGATGATCGAGACGGATGCGCCGTACCTGACGCCGAGGGGCTACCACCTTCCAAGGACGAACGTGCCGCAGAATATTACCTACGTGGCAGAAACGCTTGCCAGGTACATGCAGGTGCGTCTCGATCCGCTCCTCGAAGCAGCCAAAAAGAACACAGAAGACTTCTTCCACATCAAGAGCTGAGGGTCTCAAAAAAGACTCTCAAGTTTCACATGAGACACTATTGACTCATTTCAATGTGTATGATATGATTGTCTCATCTAAGACCGAAGTGTCTTATTTGATACAGCATAGTTGCAAATGAGAGAGGTGTTTTATGGAAACGGGGACCAGAGAAAACGAATTGAAGAAGCTGGCTTCCGCGCTCTGTACGAAACCGGGAGGCTCCGCCAGGGATCTGGCTGCGGCAGCCGGGATCAGCAAAGCGACATTCTACAGGGTGTATTCATCCAAAGACCATTTAGAAGAAATCCTGACGGAAAGGGCTGAAGAGGTCGTCGAAGGCCTTTTTGCCATTACGGAGAAGGATATCACGAGCCGCGATGCGCTTTCGGAAATGATGCGCTGGTGCTGCGACAACCGCGAGTACCTGATGTTCCTCTGCCGCTCGGCTCTTCTTGGCGACAGCTGCGTGGACACATGCCGCTGTGCGTATGACGACAGGATGAGAGCATTTTTCCTGAAGGGCCAGCAGCGCGGAGAATTCCGCGTCGATGTGCCGGCCGCTGTGATGGCGGAAATTTTCGGCGGCGAGATGGCCGCTTTGTTTGAAGCAGAAAGCCGGGGCCGGATTGCTTCGGCGATGATGGCGGATTATTGGGAGACAATATTCCTGTCCGGTGTGGAAGGTAAAGGAAAGAAGGAAAGCCATGAATAATATGAATGAGGTGAAATCACCGAAGAAACCAGTCCTGATGTACTACGTCATCATCTTTCTTCTGGTGATTCTGTTCAACTCCGCGGTCATGCCTGCATGGCGTGAACAGCAGGTGAAGGAAGTCGACTACTCGACATTCATGAACCTGACGGATGAGAAGAAGATCGATAAGGTCGAAGTGGATGAGGACCAGATCCTCTTTACGGAAAAGGGCGACACGAAGCAGACTTACAAGACAGCTCTCATGAATGACCCGCAGCTCGTCAGCCGTCTGCACGATTCCGGCGTCACATTCACCGGACAGATCGTGGACAAGATGAACCCGATCCTTTCCATCCTGCTCAGCTGGGTACTCCCGATCCTGATTTTCTTCTGGATCGGCCAGTACATGAATAAGCGTCTCATGAAGAACATGGGAGGCGGACCGGGAGCCATGCA is a genomic window of Veillonellaceae bacterium containing:
- a CDS encoding aspartate ammonia-lyase, whose translation is MRKEHDFLGEKLVPDEVYYGVQTMRAMENFQITGAQLDPDFIQSMAVVKKASCLTNLKTGRMDPVIGDAIIRAADEIIEGKLLNQFPLDPIQGGAGTSVNMNMNEVLCNRALELLGYPKGRYDIISPNNHANMAQSTNDVFPTSIKVCLVRKAYRLMDALSSMARGFDEKGEAFKDVIKMGRTHLQDAVPITLGEEMDSYAVAVRRGIRRISLSLSSLEALNMGGTAVGTGLNAEPEYIRLFPEILSQLTGFSFKTADNLIDTTNTTDCFADVSGALKVVSLSLIKIANDIRLMASGPRCGLNELKVPARQPGSSIMPGKVNPVIAEVLDQTCYQVIGNDLTLTLAVENGQLELNVMEPVLSFNLFHSFLYLTNAVTTFTEKLLKDLEANEEQCKSWVDHSVGVITALLPHIGYEKCAATAREAYTTGRPVREILLARKLLSESAIQKILSPYEMTHPGIAGGKDALAR
- a CDS encoding diguanylate cyclase, producing MDKFKRFRSFFYLPVIIIGLLCTIVLDWALYVQEEKNLQNWMQQIADAEILRLNRAMDRYINISAAIEDHLMENKGLPPGDYMRNLYFYSMSQSLREIEIQTAPDGQVRPVYPQNGSVLSGFNLFGESQFAKRAAYGRAQDVVVIESGVPMADGTTGMAVVRPVFMDRTADKSFWGYIVVAVDQDKLVHEANIDRLDQMGIVYTLMRKGYGESEYTLIDTNQNSTHRAIDAWSTIQSSGTVDGDEWRLIMHPTGGWVNFWLLFISTWAGLITTFIIAWLWQRNKRLRFIGETDALTGVFNRKGGDLAVDKYLRANPRKSAMVIAVDVDNFKIINDVYGHAAGDLALKTFVRDMKRIFGASAIITRNGGDEFVIFCPYNNKEGVFNDMRRFTEEPHIFGFNDKEIHFTSSLGCAAYPEQGSNYGNLCIKADFALYGAKIDGKSGWRKFDSSLTELRHRFQFGFNLSDMANGMPGAMIVYKADKSGKLLFASHMAIDLFGCTDWDDFMKYTRTAVWKLIYTEDLQYVRSEIKRQTHLEKNKNNIHFVNHRIVTKDGRVREVESIGRLRHNAFYGNLYYVFLYDREQKLENLSSDKHPCKNKHVGMKQDEKKDDK
- a CDS encoding TatD family hydrolase; translated protein: METKYYDIGLNLFTRSFPDPEKIIRNAEEAGVRCILTGSEARENELVADFVKHHDVWGTAGIHPHSADTAKEEDVERVRELVMTNPKIVAVGETGLDYDHMYSKKENQIHFFKELLDVAEETGKPLFLHERDAADDFIACFKGHEDLCQRAIVHCYTGDKKTLERFLDMGFYIGITGWICDERRGEALQDAVSILPLDRVMIETDAPYLTPRGYHLPRTNVPQNITYVAETLARYMQVRLDPLLEAAKKNTEDFFHIKS
- a CDS encoding TetR/AcrR family transcriptional regulator translates to METGTRENELKKLASALCTKPGGSARDLAAAAGISKATFYRVYSSKDHLEEILTERAEEVVEGLFAITEKDITSRDALSEMMRWCCDNREYLMFLCRSALLGDSCVDTCRCAYDDRMRAFFLKGQQRGEFRVDVPAAVMAEIFGGEMAALFEAESRGRIASAMMADYWETIFLSGVEGKGKKESHE